One region of Bacillus zhangzhouensis genomic DNA includes:
- a CDS encoding ABC transporter ATP-binding protein has translation MKSLETEKLCIGYQDRLIVEDLNVSIPKGKVTTLIGPNGCGKSTILKTMSRIMKANRGAVYLNGQAIHETPTKEISKQMAILPQTPEAPSGLTVYELVSYGRFPHQNGFGRLSNEDKRIIKWALEETGMIAFHDRPIEALSGGQRQRVWIAMALAQETELLLLDEPTTYLDLAHQLEILQLLERLNREQGRTVLMVIHDLNHAARFSHYMIALNQGKVIKDGTPHEVMTKEVLGQVFHIDAEIVIDPRTNKPICLTYDLMNHERKLEAVNG, from the coding sequence ATGAAATCGCTCGAAACAGAAAAGCTTTGTATTGGTTATCAAGACCGTTTGATTGTAGAAGACTTAAATGTCAGTATTCCAAAAGGCAAGGTGACAACACTGATTGGACCGAATGGCTGCGGGAAATCAACTATTTTAAAAACAATGTCTCGTATTATGAAGGCCAATCGAGGAGCTGTTTATTTAAATGGTCAGGCTATCCATGAAACGCCGACAAAAGAAATTTCAAAACAAATGGCGATCTTACCGCAAACTCCCGAAGCACCAAGTGGACTGACAGTGTATGAGCTTGTGTCATATGGACGTTTTCCGCATCAAAATGGGTTTGGCCGTTTATCAAATGAAGATAAACGAATCATCAAATGGGCACTTGAGGAAACGGGAATGATCGCTTTTCATGATCGTCCAATTGAAGCACTTTCCGGTGGACAACGTCAGCGTGTATGGATTGCGATGGCACTTGCTCAGGAAACAGAGCTGCTCCTATTGGATGAACCTACGACGTATTTGGATCTTGCACATCAGCTCGAGATTCTTCAGCTGTTAGAACGGTTAAATAGAGAGCAGGGGCGAACTGTGTTGATGGTCATTCATGATTTGAATCATGCGGCGCGTTTTTCACATTACATGATTGCCCTCAATCAAGGGAAAGTCATAAAAGACGGTACGCCCCATGAGGTCATGACCAAAGAGGTACTCGGTCAGGTATTCCATATTGATGCAGAAATTGTAATTGATCCTAGAACGAATAAGCCGATCTGTTTAACATATGACTTAATGAATCATGAACGTAAGCTAGAAGCTGTGAATGGATAA